From the Tenacibaculum dicentrarchi genome, the window AGTGCTAAATATTTAATTTTTTTGATAAAATTCATACTTATTTAATTAGAGGATAAATAAAAAATAACTTTAAGAACTACAACTTAAAGCAGAACAGCCAACTTTATTACGAGCCCATTCTGGTCGTTTTGCAAACCATTTTTGATGTTTTGGTTGCTCTGAATATGGCTTTTTCAACAATTCATATAATTCATCAATTAAAGAATAATCGCCTTTATTGGCATCATCAATAGCTAATTGTGCCATATAATTTCGCAATACATATTTCGGATTTATAGCATTCATTTTTTCTCTTCTTGCTGAATCAGAAAAAGTTTCTTGTTGTAATCTTTTTAAATAACGATGAAACCAATCTTGCCAATGATTTTTTATTTCATCTTTAACTTCGATAATCGTATAAAATGCAATTTTTATTTTATCAAAAGCAGTTTCAAAAGTATCATCTGAAGAAATTAAGGCTAAATTCCTAAAGAAAAGCGTCATGTCAGTTTCTGTTAATTGTAGCGTTTCTTCTAAGCGTCCAATTAATTCATAATCGTTAGCATCTTCAGAAAATAAACCGATTTTAGATGTCATCATTTCTAAATATTTCTTTTGAAAAATATCAGCATATTCATCTAAAATTTCTTGTAAAGGCGGCGCTTCTTCAATAAGCGGAAACAAGGCATTTGCCAATTGAAATAGATTCCAAACACCAATTTGTGATTGATTTCCGTAACGATATCGCTTGTGCTGATTATCGGTTGTATTTGGTGTCCAGCCAGTATCGTAGCCTTCTAACCATCCGTAAGGACCGTAATCGATGGTTAATCCGAGGATAGACATATTGTCGGTATTCATAACGCCATGAACAAAACCAACACGTTGCCAATCGACAATCATTTCGATAGTTCGGTTTCTTATTTGGGTTAAAAAATCGAGGTACTTTTGTTTTCCTTCGGATGTAATTTCAGGGTAAAAATGCTTGATTGTATAATCTGCTAATGTTTTTAAAGCAGGATAATTTTTTCTAGAGGATAAAATTTCAAAACTTCCAAAACGAATAAAACTAGGTGCTAAACGGCTTACAATTGCGCCTTTTTCGTAGGCTTGATTTCCGTTGTATAACATATCTCTTAAAACGTCATCACCCGATAAACTTAACGATAAAGCACGTGTTGTTGGAACGCCCAAATGAAACATTGCTTCGCTACATAAATATTCTCTTACCGATGAGCGTAAAACCGCCAAACCATCTGCAGTTCTTGAATATGGAGTTTCTCCAGCACCTTTTAATTGTAGTGTCCAACGTTTATTATTGTGTACAATTTCGGTTAAATTGATGGCTCTACCATCGCCTAATTGCCCTGCCCAATTTCCAAATTGATGTCCGCCATAACACATCGCAAAAGGATGCGTATTTTCTAAGATTTTATTTCCTGTAAAAACTTTTAAAAATTCATCTGATTTAGCATCTTTTTCAGTTAATCCAATTGCAGTTAACATTTCTTTTGAAACATGAAGTAACTTCGGATTTGCTGTTTTTTTAGGTTCAACAAACGAAAAACAAGCATCTAAAACTTGTCTTCGGTTATTTTCTAAAATTTTATCGGCAGGTAATTCTTTTGTAAAAGTATCTTGAATATTAAGCTTCATTATTTTTTGGATAAATAGATTGACAAAATTAAGGTAAATTACTTTAATTTATGAGCATGTAATTTTCGAAGTGTTGCTAATTTAGGCGAAATAACAAAACTACAATATCCTTGTTTTTGGTTTTGTCTGTAATAATTTTGATGTGCTTTTTCTGCCTCATAAAAAATAGTATAAGGACTTACTTCTGTAACAATTTTATCTTCGTAAAAAGGAGCAACTTCAGTTAAAACAATTTCTGAAATTTCTTTTTGAGCTTCATTATGATAAAAAATTACAGAACGATATTCTGTTCCTTTATCCGCTCCTTGCTGATTTAAGGT encodes:
- a CDS encoding protein adenylyltransferase SelO, translated to MKLNIQDTFTKELPADKILENNRRQVLDACFSFVEPKKTANPKLLHVSKEMLTAIGLTEKDAKSDEFLKVFTGNKILENTHPFAMCYGGHQFGNWAGQLGDGRAINLTEIVHNNKRWTLQLKGAGETPYSRTADGLAVLRSSVREYLCSEAMFHLGVPTTRALSLSLSGDDVLRDMLYNGNQAYEKGAIVSRLAPSFIRFGSFEILSSRKNYPALKTLADYTIKHFYPEITSEGKQKYLDFLTQIRNRTIEMIVDWQRVGFVHGVMNTDNMSILGLTIDYGPYGWLEGYDTGWTPNTTDNQHKRYRYGNQSQIGVWNLFQLANALFPLIEEAPPLQEILDEYADIFQKKYLEMMTSKIGLFSEDANDYELIGRLEETLQLTETDMTLFFRNLALISSDDTFETAFDKIKIAFYTIIEVKDEIKNHWQDWFHRYLKRLQQETFSDSARREKMNAINPKYVLRNYMAQLAIDDANKGDYSLIDELYELLKKPYSEQPKHQKWFAKRPEWARNKVGCSALSCSS
- the msrA gene encoding peptide-methionine (S)-S-oxide reductase MsrA, with product MTNQNLQTATLGGGCFWCTEAVFQEVKGIEKVVSGYAGGNVPGHPTYREVCSGLTGHAEVIQLTFDADIISYQDILIIFMTTHNPTTLNQQGADKGTEYRSVIFYHNEAQKEISEIVLTEVAPFYEDKIVTEVSPYTIFYEAEKAHQNYYRQNQKQGYCSFVISPKLATLRKLHAHKLK